In Cheilinus undulatus unplaced genomic scaffold, ASM1832078v1 Contig1, whole genome shotgun sequence, a genomic segment contains:
- the LOC121506601 gene encoding protein lifeguard 3-like codes for MTSNTDNPPSYEAALHHPKHGNYPSCQPQHCSALPPPLSYSPSSGMCPVQPCYWGHGGIQPQDGMWEVLGLPPSRASNTIPTLSAGMLTSNPGDMEDYLSTLGESTSIRHAFIRKVYFILATQVAITCSVVAVFTFVDPVRLFVIRHPGIYWASLVVYILVYCILICGKKIRRQFPSNLLLLGIFTLALSFMSGTLSSYYETKSVFLAMGITAIICVSVTIFCFQTKVEFTSCRGFFCVLAVLLIIIGIVSAIILSLQYVPWLHMLYASFGAILYTLFLVYNTQLLIGNRELTVSPEEYINGALSLYINVVDIFLFILQVSGAVTG; via the exons ATGACATCTAATACTGATAATCCTCCATCCTACGAGGCTGCACTGCACCATCCAAAGCATGGAAACTACCCAAGCTGCCAGCCACAACACTGTTCTGCCCTTCCACCACCTCTGTCTTACAGCCCAAGTTCTGGCATGTGTCCTGTTCAGCCTTGCTACTGGGGTCATGGGGGGATCCAGCCACAAGATGGGATGTGGGAAGTCCTCGGATTACCTCCATCCAGGGCATCAAACACAATACCAACTCTGTCAGCTGGAATGCTTACATCCAACCCAG GAGACATGGAGGATTACCTGAGCACTCTGGGGGAAAGCACTTCAATTCGGCATGCCTTCATTAGAAAG gtttactttattttagCAACACAAGTAGCCATCACCTGTTCAGTTGTCGCTGTCTTCACATTTGT TGACCCAGTAAGGCTGTTTGTCATCAGACACCCTGGCATCTACTGGGCATCTTT GGTGGTGTATATTTTGGTTTACTGCATTCTCATCTGCGGCAAAAAAATCAG GAGGCAATTTCCATCAAATCTTCTGCTGCTGGGAATATTT ACCTTGGCCTTGTCTTTCATGTCTGGGACATTATCAAG TTATTATGAAACAAAATCTGTGTTTCTTGCCATGGGAATAACAGCAATAATTTGTGTCTCTGTTACAATCTTCTGCTTTCAAACCAAG GTGGAATTCACCTCATGcaggggatttttttgtgttcttgCTGTTTTGCTAATAATCATTGGGATTGTTTCAGCCATCATCCTCTCCCTTCAATAT GTCCCCTGGCTACATATGCTTTATGCATCTTTTGGAGCAATTCTTTACACTCTG TTCTTAGTATACAACACCCAGCTGCTTATTGGAAATCGGGAGTTGACTGTCAGCCCAGAGGAATACATCAATGGAGCTCTCTCTCTGTACATCAATGTTGTTGATATATTTCTCTTCATTCTACAAGTGAGCGGAGCAGTCACTGGCTAG